Proteins found in one Lysinibacillus fusiformis genomic segment:
- a CDS encoding glycosyltransferase family 2 protein — protein MLTISLCMIVRNAQCTIERCLDSVQHLVDEINIIDTGSTDRTKDIVQNFTSRIYDFPWCDHFAKARNFSFQQATKDYILWLDADDIMTKEDQHKFSQLRQSLYPSIDAVTMDYYLTLDCDGEVECSERKYRLVKRANHFQWEGAVHENLRVSGQFYHSDIAVTHLPLTQDIHRNIRIYEGLIKDGQSLSARETFHYANELKLHQRYLEAINQYHLFLDSNLGTTDDRIDACLHVGECYRRLHDDQQAQQAILQSFLYDRPKPEACCRMGQFFMEQLKHKEAIYWYSQALQQAPVDTMTIQKRAYSTWIPHLQLSLLYRELRLFENAYQHNLEAQKWKPHHQEIINNEKYLLSQLKI, from the coding sequence ATGTTAACGATTAGTTTATGTATGATTGTTAGAAATGCACAATGTACGATTGAAAGATGCTTAGATTCGGTTCAGCACCTAGTAGATGAGATCAACATCATTGATACGGGTTCAACTGATCGTACGAAAGATATTGTCCAAAATTTTACCTCTCGCATTTATGACTTTCCCTGGTGCGACCATTTTGCTAAAGCACGAAACTTTTCCTTTCAGCAGGCAACAAAAGACTATATTTTATGGCTCGATGCTGATGATATCATGACAAAGGAAGATCAACACAAGTTCAGTCAACTAAGGCAATCGTTATATCCTTCTATTGATGCTGTAACAATGGATTATTATTTGACGCTTGATTGTGATGGAGAAGTGGAGTGTAGTGAACGAAAGTATCGTCTAGTAAAAAGGGCGAATCATTTTCAATGGGAGGGTGCTGTCCATGAAAATTTAAGGGTGTCCGGGCAGTTCTATCATAGTGATATCGCTGTCACCCATTTACCGTTAACACAAGATATTCATCGCAATATTCGTATTTATGAGGGATTAATAAAGGATGGGCAATCTCTTTCAGCAAGAGAAACATTTCATTATGCGAATGAACTAAAATTACATCAACGTTACCTAGAAGCTATTAATCAATACCATCTATTTTTGGATAGCAACTTAGGCACTACAGATGATCGCATTGATGCTTGTCTACATGTAGGGGAATGCTATCGACGTTTACATGATGATCAACAAGCACAGCAAGCTATTCTACAATCCTTCCTATATGATCGACCAAAGCCAGAAGCATGTTGCCGAATGGGCCAATTTTTTATGGAGCAATTAAAACATAAAGAGGCTATTTACTGGTACTCTCAAGCCTTGCAACAAGCTCCTGTCGACACAATGACTATCCAAAAGCGGGCTTATTCAACATGGATTCCTCATTTACAATTAAGTCTGCTATATAGAGAGTTACGGTTATTTGAAAATGCCTATCAGCATAATCTAGAGGCACAAAAATGGAAACCGCATCATCAGGAAATAATTAATAATGAAAAATATTTACTTAGTCAATTAAAGATATAA
- a CDS encoding DNA topoisomerase III → MAKSVVIAEKPSVARDIARVLKCNKKGNGFLEGDKYIVTWALGHLVTLADPESYDVKYKTWNLEDLPMLPERLKLTVIKQTGKQFNAVKSQLTRNDVSEVIIATDAGREGELVARWILDKVKIKKPLKRLWISSVTDKAIKDGFANLKPGKAYDNLYASAVARSEADWYIGLNATRALTTRFNAQLNCGRVQTPTVAIIAAREDEIKNFKAQTYYGIEAQTTDNLKLTWQDKNGNSRSFDKEKIDTLVKKIGNSNAIVADIEKKPKKSFAPGLYDLTELQRDANKIFGYSAKETLNIMQKLYEQHKVLTYPRTDSRFISQDIVATLPERLKACGIGEYRSIANKLLTKPIKPTKAFVDDSKVSDHHAIIPTEGYVNYSAFSDKERKIYDLVVKRFLAVLLPAFEYEQLTLRAKIGDESFIARGKTILSSGWKEVYEHRFDDEDTAEDIKEQILPRIDKGDMLKVKLLAQTSGQTKPPARFNEATLLSAMENPTKYMATNDKKLADTLKSTGGLGTVATRADIIEKLFNSFLIEKRGGKDIYITSKGRQLLDLVPEELKSPALTADWEQKLELIAKGKLKKDIFISEMKNYTKEIVTEIKGSDKKYKHDNISTKSCPDCGKPMLEVNGKKGKMLVCQDRECGHRKNVSRTTNARCPQCHKKLELRGEGDGQIFVCKCGYREKLSAFEARRKKDGGGKVDKRSVQKYLKQQNNEEPVNNALAEALKGLKFD, encoded by the coding sequence ATGGCAAAGAGCGTAGTAATCGCTGAAAAACCTTCTGTAGCACGTGATATCGCACGTGTACTGAAGTGCAATAAAAAAGGAAATGGTTTCCTTGAGGGAGATAAATATATTGTTACTTGGGCGCTTGGACATCTTGTGACACTGGCTGACCCTGAAAGCTATGATGTGAAATATAAAACATGGAATCTTGAAGATCTACCCATGTTACCTGAACGACTAAAATTAACTGTTATAAAGCAAACTGGAAAGCAATTTAATGCGGTCAAAAGTCAGCTTACACGCAATGATGTCAGTGAAGTCATCATTGCTACAGATGCTGGACGTGAAGGTGAATTAGTAGCACGCTGGATACTCGATAAAGTGAAAATTAAAAAGCCTCTAAAACGCTTATGGATTTCCTCTGTTACAGATAAGGCAATTAAAGATGGCTTTGCCAATCTAAAGCCTGGCAAAGCATATGATAATCTATATGCCTCTGCTGTAGCTCGCTCAGAGGCAGACTGGTATATCGGACTCAATGCTACTCGTGCTTTAACTACCCGCTTTAACGCACAGTTGAATTGCGGACGTGTACAAACACCAACAGTAGCGATAATTGCTGCGCGTGAAGATGAAATTAAAAACTTTAAGGCACAAACTTATTATGGTATTGAAGCGCAAACAACTGACAACTTAAAGCTTACATGGCAAGACAAGAATGGTAATAGTCGTAGCTTTGATAAAGAAAAAATCGATACACTGGTGAAAAAAATAGGAAATAGCAATGCTATTGTTGCGGACATTGAAAAGAAGCCTAAAAAATCATTTGCACCTGGCCTTTATGATTTAACAGAATTACAGCGTGATGCCAATAAAATCTTCGGCTACTCAGCGAAAGAAACCTTGAATATTATGCAAAAACTCTATGAGCAACATAAAGTGTTAACTTATCCACGTACGGATTCTCGCTTTATTTCTCAAGATATCGTTGCCACACTGCCTGAACGCTTAAAGGCATGTGGTATTGGTGAATATCGCTCCATCGCTAATAAACTGCTTACTAAACCAATCAAGCCAACAAAGGCCTTTGTCGATGATAGTAAAGTATCAGATCATCATGCGATTATTCCAACAGAGGGCTATGTAAATTATTCTGCTTTCTCTGATAAAGAACGTAAAATTTATGATCTTGTTGTAAAACGTTTCCTAGCTGTGCTACTGCCTGCTTTTGAATATGAACAGCTCACACTTCGTGCAAAAATTGGCGATGAAAGCTTTATTGCTCGTGGAAAAACGATTTTATCATCTGGCTGGAAGGAAGTTTATGAGCATCGCTTTGATGATGAGGACACAGCTGAAGACATCAAGGAGCAAATACTGCCCCGCATTGATAAAGGCGATATGTTAAAAGTAAAGCTTCTTGCCCAAACTTCTGGTCAAACAAAGCCACCTGCTAGATTTAACGAAGCTACTCTTTTATCAGCAATGGAAAACCCAACAAAATATATGGCTACGAATGATAAAAAATTAGCCGACACATTAAAATCTACAGGTGGTCTTGGTACAGTCGCAACACGTGCAGATATTATTGAAAAGCTTTTCAATTCCTTCTTAATAGAAAAGCGTGGTGGCAAAGATATATATATTACCTCTAAAGGTCGTCAACTACTCGACCTAGTGCCAGAAGAATTAAAATCCCCTGCCCTGACAGCAGATTGGGAGCAAAAGCTTGAGCTTATTGCAAAGGGCAAGCTAAAAAAAGATATATTTATTAGCGAGATGAAAAATTACACAAAGGAAATTGTTACAGAGATTAAGGGTAGTGACAAAAAGTATAAGCATGATAATATCTCTACCAAATCATGTCCTGATTGCGGAAAACCGATGCTTGAAGTGAATGGCAAGAAAGGAAAAATGCTTGTCTGCCAAGATCGCGAATGTGGGCATCGTAAAAATGTCTCACGCACTACAAATGCACGTTGTCCACAATGTCATAAAAAATTAGAGCTTCGTGGAGAAGGCGATGGTCAAATTTTCGTTTGTAAATGTGGCTATCGCGAAAAATTATCAGCCTTTGAAGCAAGACGTAAAAAAGATGGCGGAGGCAAGGTCGACAAGCGCTCTGTACAAAAGTACTTAAAGCAACAAAACAACGAGGAGCCTGTGAACAATGCCCTTGCTGAAGCATTAAAGGGGTTAAAGTTCGATTAA
- a CDS encoding TetR/AcrR family transcriptional regulator has product MVKKTLKQRIVDASVELFQQDGYHNVTVDRIVEYIGASKGGFYHNFKSKDELLYEIHDVFISYVIQQSQDAYDKYDTPITRLCAMLQTLTQVFDMYQAHITIFYEESRSLSDEYSDIIHKKRDHYRDILQKVIAEGQEAKVFRTELPCTIVTMAIVGMINWTYKWFKQSGPLTMEQITDVFTDMVLRAIVTEQAMEEAKQFIIKG; this is encoded by the coding sequence ATGGTAAAGAAAACGTTAAAACAAAGAATTGTAGACGCTTCAGTTGAATTGTTTCAGCAAGATGGTTATCACAATGTAACTGTGGATCGTATTGTGGAATATATTGGAGCATCAAAGGGTGGATTTTATCATAATTTTAAATCAAAAGATGAATTGTTATATGAAATTCATGATGTCTTTATTTCATATGTTATTCAACAATCGCAAGATGCATATGACAAATACGATACACCCATCACACGTTTGTGTGCCATGCTGCAAACACTGACACAAGTATTTGATATGTATCAAGCACATATTACGATTTTTTATGAAGAAAGTCGTTCACTCTCAGATGAATATAGTGACATCATCCATAAAAAGAGAGATCACTATCGAGATATTTTACAAAAAGTGATAGCAGAGGGTCAGGAAGCAAAGGTTTTTCGTACTGAATTACCTTGTACAATTGTCACTATGGCAATTGTCGGGATGATTAACTGGACATACAAATGGTTTAAGCAATCAGGACCATTAACTATGGAGCAAATCACAGATGTTTTTACCGATATGGTATTACGTGCGATTGTGACAGAACAAGCCATGGAAGAAGCGAAGCAATTTATAATAAAGGGGTAG
- a CDS encoding acyl-CoA dehydrogenase: MNFELTKEQEMIRDMVRDFAEKEIKPYAREVDETSTMRIESFEKMAELGLLGIPFPEEYGGSGGDTVSYALAVEEIGRACGGTGLSYAAAVSLGASPIYNFGTEEQKQEWLVPLAKGETLGSFGLTEPNAGSDAGGTRTTAVIDGDDYIINGEKCWITNAGYARQIIVTAVTGKREDGKKIISSIIVPTNTPGVTINCNYDKMGVRGSNTCEIVLENVRVPRTNLLGDEKRGFSQFLNTLDGGRISIAALSVGIAQAAYEKALKFAKEREQFGAPISKLQAIQFKLADMAMEIELARTLVHKAAWLKDQKKPFGKEAAMAKLFASEMGFRTCNQAIQIHGGSGYMKEYDVERHLRDIKLMEIGEGTSEIQRLVISRLIGC; encoded by the coding sequence ATGAATTTTGAATTAACAAAAGAGCAAGAAATGATTCGAGACATGGTGCGTGATTTTGCTGAGAAGGAGATTAAACCGTATGCTCGTGAGGTTGATGAGACATCGACAATGAGAATAGAGAGCTTTGAGAAGATGGCAGAACTAGGCTTATTGGGTATCCCGTTTCCTGAAGAATATGGTGGATCAGGTGGTGATACGGTGTCCTATGCTTTAGCTGTAGAGGAAATTGGTCGAGCATGTGGAGGCACGGGGTTAAGCTATGCAGCTGCTGTTAGCTTAGGAGCCTCACCAATTTACAACTTCGGTACGGAGGAACAAAAGCAAGAATGGTTAGTTCCATTAGCTAAGGGTGAGACATTAGGATCATTCGGTTTAACAGAGCCAAATGCAGGTTCAGATGCTGGTGGCACACGTACTACAGCCGTTATTGATGGTGATGACTACATCATTAACGGAGAAAAATGCTGGATTACCAATGCAGGATATGCTCGACAAATTATTGTAACTGCGGTAACGGGTAAACGTGAAGATGGTAAAAAGATTATTTCTTCTATTATTGTGCCAACAAACACACCAGGTGTAACAATCAACTGTAATTATGACAAAATGGGTGTACGTGGCTCCAATACATGTGAGATTGTGTTAGAAAATGTTCGTGTCCCAAGAACAAATCTATTAGGGGATGAAAAACGTGGCTTTAGCCAGTTTTTAAATACACTTGATGGTGGGCGTATTTCCATCGCTGCTCTTTCTGTCGGAATTGCACAGGCTGCCTATGAAAAGGCACTAAAATTCGCGAAGGAACGTGAGCAATTTGGTGCACCTATTTCAAAGCTACAGGCGATCCAATTTAAATTAGCTGATATGGCGATGGAAATAGAGCTTGCTCGTACGCTAGTACATAAAGCGGCATGGTTAAAAGATCAAAAGAAGCCATTTGGCAAAGAAGCTGCGATGGCTAAACTATTTGCTTCTGAAATGGGCTTCCGTACATGTAATCAAGCAATCCAAATTCATGGTGGTTCTGGATATATGAAAGAATACGATGTAGAACGCCATTTACGTGACATTAAGTTAATGGAAATCGGTGAAGGAACATCTGAAATTCAACGTCTCGTTATTTCTCGTCTAATTGGCTGTTAA
- a CDS encoding AMP-binding protein, which produces MAELVYQTIGQLLDEQSKKYPQNEALVYADRNLRMTYEQLNRQARYVARGLMALGIEKGDHIAVWTTNVPEWVQLQFGTGKMGAPIVTVNTNYRASELEYLLKQSDAKTIFLIENYRDHSFINTLQELCPELEHCEPGNLQSKRLPLLKNVILIGETKYPGVLNWSDVLTAAEQVSEEQLDQREHSLHYDDVINIQYTSGTTGFPKGVMLTHFNLVNNAVNIAECMRLTAEDRLCIPVPFFHCFGCVIGTLAITTSGGTMVPVQEFSPEEVLKTVQQEKCTALHGVPTMFISELNLPNFASFDLSTLRTGVMAGSNCPIEVMKAVIEKMGMKDITICYGQTESSPVITQTRTEDPLVLKVETVGRALPNLEVKIVVPGTTEEAPTNEQGELCTRGYHVMKGYYKNQEETDLAIDEDGWLHTGDLATMDEAGYVRVTGRLKDMIIRGGENLYPREIEEFLYTHPKISDVQVAGVPDPVYGEEAAAWIVLKEGEQATEEEIRDYCRDKISRHKIPRHIFFIDNYPMTASGKVQKYKLREDFVMTVK; this is translated from the coding sequence ATGGCAGAACTTGTGTATCAAACAATTGGTCAATTGCTAGATGAACAATCAAAAAAGTACCCGCAGAATGAAGCATTGGTCTACGCTGACAGAAATTTACGCATGACTTATGAGCAGCTAAATCGTCAAGCACGATACGTAGCGAGAGGTTTAATGGCTCTTGGAATTGAAAAGGGAGACCATATCGCAGTATGGACGACGAATGTTCCTGAGTGGGTACAGCTTCAATTTGGTACAGGGAAGATGGGTGCTCCAATTGTTACGGTAAATACGAATTACCGTGCGAGTGAGTTGGAGTATCTATTGAAGCAATCTGATGCTAAAACGATTTTTTTAATTGAAAATTATCGAGACCATTCTTTTATCAATACACTGCAAGAGTTATGTCCAGAGCTTGAACATTGTGAACCAGGTAATTTGCAATCAAAGCGACTACCTTTATTAAAAAATGTTATTTTAATCGGTGAAACGAAATACCCCGGCGTACTAAATTGGTCAGACGTTTTAACTGCTGCCGAGCAAGTATCCGAGGAACAGCTAGATCAAAGAGAGCACTCTCTACATTATGATGATGTCATTAATATTCAATATACGTCTGGTACAACAGGCTTTCCTAAGGGTGTAATGTTAACGCATTTTAATTTAGTCAACAATGCTGTCAACATTGCTGAGTGTATGCGTTTAACGGCAGAGGATCGTCTATGTATCCCTGTTCCATTTTTCCATTGCTTTGGTTGTGTCATAGGGACATTAGCCATTACTACGAGTGGCGGAACGATGGTACCAGTGCAGGAATTTTCACCTGAAGAGGTACTCAAAACCGTTCAACAAGAGAAATGTACTGCATTACATGGCGTGCCAACGATGTTCATTAGTGAACTGAATTTACCGAATTTTGCATCTTTCGATCTTTCAACTTTACGCACAGGAGTCATGGCTGGCTCAAACTGTCCAATTGAGGTCATGAAAGCGGTCATTGAGAAGATGGGGATGAAAGATATTACAATTTGCTATGGTCAAACAGAATCATCACCAGTTATTACGCAAACAAGAACGGAGGACCCGTTAGTGTTGAAGGTGGAGACGGTCGGCCGCGCATTACCTAACCTAGAAGTAAAGATTGTTGTTCCTGGTACAACTGAGGAAGCACCGACGAATGAACAGGGGGAGCTATGTACGAGGGGCTATCATGTGATGAAGGGCTACTATAAAAACCAAGAGGAAACAGATCTTGCGATTGACGAGGATGGTTGGTTGCACACAGGTGATTTAGCAACAATGGATGAAGCCGGTTATGTTCGTGTAACAGGACGTTTGAAGGATATGATCATTCGTGGTGGTGAAAACCTATATCCTCGTGAAATTGAGGAGTTCCTTTATACACATCCTAAAATTTCAGATGTTCAGGTTGCAGGTGTCCCTGACCCTGTCTATGGTGAGGAAGCGGCAGCCTGGATTGTGTTAAAAGAAGGAGAACAGGCAACAGAGGAAGAAATCCGAGATTATTGTCGGGATAAAATTTCTAGACATAAAATTCCTCGCCATATCTTCTTTATTGATAACTATCCAATGACTGCATCAGGGAAAGTTCAAAAATATAAATTACGAGAAGATTTTGTTATGACCGTAAAGTAA
- a CDS encoding acetyl-CoA carboxylase biotin carboxylase subunit, giving the protein MFNKVLIANRGEIARRVIRTCKRLNIHTVAIYSEADAESLHVKDADEAFCVGKPPVAQSYLNIDRILEIALESGAEAVHPGYGLLSENANFAKRCTEVGLVFIGPSADVIASMGSKLEARKTMKAAGVPIVEGVEAPVKDVEEATDIAERLGYPIMLKASAGGGGIGMQLVENAEELAKAFEGNQKRAQSFFGDGTMYMERFIANPHHVEVQIIADHQGNVVPLFERECSIQRRNQKVVEEAPSPFISQETREKMLEASVKAAKHIGYVNAGTIEYLVDEDQNFYFLEMNTRLQVEHPVTEEITKLDLVEEQLKIAEKQPLAFTRESMTKEGHAIEVRIYAENPSTFFPSPGTITTLELPTGEGVRHECGVESGSVVTPFYDPMISKLVVWGETRAIACERLTQALKAYKVEGIQTNIPMLLKTVTHEQFLKGYTTTKFVEQYYLPQLAEIK; this is encoded by the coding sequence ATGTTCAACAAGGTATTAATTGCAAATCGTGGGGAGATTGCTAGACGTGTGATCAGAACATGCAAGCGCCTAAATATTCATACGGTTGCTATCTATTCAGAGGCAGATGCTGAAAGCCTACATGTGAAAGATGCAGATGAGGCTTTCTGTGTAGGGAAGCCACCTGTAGCACAGAGCTATTTAAACATCGACCGCATTCTTGAAATTGCACTAGAAAGTGGCGCAGAGGCTGTTCATCCTGGCTATGGTTTACTATCAGAGAATGCAAATTTTGCGAAACGTTGTACAGAGGTAGGTTTAGTGTTTATCGGGCCAAGTGCAGATGTGATCGCTTCAATGGGCAGTAAACTAGAGGCACGTAAAACAATGAAAGCTGCTGGCGTGCCTATTGTAGAGGGTGTAGAAGCGCCTGTGAAAGATGTGGAAGAAGCCACTGACATAGCGGAGCGTTTAGGCTATCCCATTATGTTAAAGGCATCAGCAGGCGGGGGCGGTATCGGTATGCAGCTAGTTGAAAATGCCGAGGAACTGGCCAAAGCTTTTGAGGGCAATCAAAAGCGTGCACAATCATTCTTTGGTGATGGCACGATGTATATGGAGCGATTCATTGCTAACCCTCACCATGTCGAAGTGCAGATTATTGCAGATCATCAGGGCAATGTTGTTCCGTTATTTGAACGTGAATGCTCTATTCAACGAAGAAATCAAAAAGTAGTAGAAGAAGCACCATCACCGTTTATTTCACAAGAGACAAGAGAAAAAATGCTAGAAGCGTCGGTTAAGGCGGCGAAGCATATTGGTTATGTCAATGCAGGAACAATCGAATACTTGGTTGATGAAGATCAAAACTTTTATTTCTTAGAGATGAATACAAGATTACAGGTAGAGCATCCCGTAACAGAGGAAATTACGAAGCTTGATTTAGTAGAAGAGCAATTAAAAATTGCGGAAAAACAACCGCTTGCATTTACTAGAGAAAGTATGACTAAAGAAGGGCATGCGATTGAAGTGCGGATATACGCTGAAAATCCTTCGACATTCTTCCCTTCTCCAGGCACTATTACGACTCTTGAATTACCGACAGGTGAGGGAGTGCGACATGAATGTGGTGTAGAGTCTGGTTCAGTGGTCACACCATTCTATGATCCAATGATTAGTAAATTGGTGGTGTGGGGAGAAACGAGAGCGATTGCCTGTGAGAGATTAACGCAAGCACTAAAGGCGTATAAAGTCGAGGGTATTCAAACGAATATTCCGATGTTGTTAAAAACCGTCACTCATGAGCAATTTTTAAAAGGCTATACGACGACTAAATTTGTAGAGCAATATTATTTACCGCAATTAGCAGAAATAAAATAA
- a CDS encoding acetyl-CoA carboxylase biotin carboxyl carrier protein subunit, translating into MATVKASMAGTVWKIVVAEGEKVTAGQDVAILESMKMEIPIAAEEDGVVTKIIANEGDFINVDDDILEIE; encoded by the coding sequence ATGGCAACAGTAAAAGCAAGCATGGCAGGAACAGTATGGAAAATCGTAGTAGCAGAGGGCGAGAAAGTGACAGCAGGTCAAGATGTAGCCATTTTAGAATCGATGAAAATGGAAATTCCAATTGCAGCAGAAGAGGATGGCGTCGTGACGAAAATCATTGCCAATGAGGGAGACTTCATTAACGTTGATGATGATATTTTAGAAATTGAATAA
- a CDS encoding hydroxymethylglutaryl-CoA lyase yields the protein MQLPKQVMIKEVGPRDGLQNEKTHISTADKVQLVNLLSQTGLNYIEVTSFVHPKWIPQLADSVEVLQAIKRHKDITYAALVPNMRGLERALQAEVDEVSIFMSASESHNQSNINKTIEDTFPILEEVVVGAKAAKKHVRGYISTVIGCPYEGYIHPDKVLRVTEKLLEMGVTEISLGDTIGVGVPTQVEFLLEGLLKRYPAERFAMHFHDTRGTALANIMKSLEMGISKFDSALGGLGGCPYAKGASGNVATEDLLYLFDEMGIETGVDQQKVLEAALFIEEKLGKAVASKQMAIVRNERSANQR from the coding sequence ATGCAGCTACCTAAGCAAGTCATGATCAAAGAAGTTGGTCCCCGTGATGGCTTACAAAATGAAAAAACGCATATTTCAACAGCTGATAAAGTGCAATTAGTTAATTTATTAAGTCAAACAGGATTAAATTATATTGAAGTGACATCGTTTGTGCATCCGAAATGGATTCCTCAATTGGCAGATTCAGTCGAGGTTCTGCAAGCCATTAAAAGACATAAGGATATTACCTATGCAGCACTTGTACCCAATATGCGTGGCTTAGAACGTGCATTACAGGCTGAAGTAGATGAAGTAAGTATTTTTATGTCTGCTAGTGAAAGTCATAACCAAAGTAATATTAATAAAACGATAGAAGATACATTTCCCATATTAGAGGAAGTTGTGGTAGGAGCTAAGGCTGCAAAGAAACATGTTCGAGGCTATATCTCAACGGTTATTGGTTGTCCTTATGAGGGGTATATCCATCCTGATAAGGTACTACGAGTAACGGAAAAATTATTGGAGATGGGTGTGACTGAAATATCGCTTGGCGACACAATTGGTGTTGGTGTACCGACGCAGGTTGAATTTCTTTTAGAGGGATTACTAAAAAGATATCCTGCTGAAAGATTTGCCATGCATTTTCATGATACGCGTGGAACAGCACTAGCTAATATTATGAAATCCTTAGAAATGGGTATTTCTAAGTTTGATAGTGCGCTTGGTGGGCTAGGGGGTTGTCCATATGCTAAGGGTGCCTCAGGCAATGTAGCCACAGAAGATTTATTGTATTTATTCGATGAGATGGGCATTGAAACAGGAGTAGATCAACAAAAGGTGCTAGAGGCGGCACTCTTTATTGAAGAGAAATTAGGCAAAGCTGTTGCATCGAAGCAAATGGCTATTGTCCGCAATGAAAGGAGTGCAAATCAACGATGA
- a CDS encoding enoyl-CoA hydratase yields MTQLVRFELLEGSIGLITLSRPEAANAMSVQLLHELSDTLDQINGDPAVRVVLLTGAGEKAFCAGADLKERKGMSDRQVKQIVQLIGATVAKVETLAQPVIAVLNGVAFGGGLELALACDLRIAATNVKLGLTETSLGIIPGAGGTQRLPRLIGLGKAKELIYTARRLNAEDAKHYGIIEYVYEGHEVLEKAQQLALEMAKNAPLSLVQAKVAINQGVEVDLATGLKIESLAYSALIPTEDRLEGLLAFQEKRAPQYSGK; encoded by the coding sequence ATGACACAACTCGTTCGTTTTGAATTACTAGAGGGTAGTATTGGACTAATTACTCTTTCAAGACCAGAAGCTGCTAACGCTATGTCGGTTCAATTACTTCATGAGCTGTCTGACACGCTTGATCAAATCAATGGAGATCCAGCAGTGCGCGTAGTCCTTCTAACAGGTGCAGGCGAAAAGGCATTTTGTGCAGGTGCTGATTTAAAGGAACGTAAAGGAATGTCTGATCGACAAGTGAAGCAGATTGTGCAGCTGATTGGCGCCACTGTGGCAAAAGTTGAAACGCTTGCACAGCCTGTCATTGCTGTCCTAAATGGCGTAGCCTTTGGCGGAGGCTTGGAGTTGGCACTAGCTTGTGATTTACGTATTGCGGCTACAAATGTAAAGCTAGGTCTAACAGAAACATCGCTCGGTATTATTCCAGGAGCTGGGGGAACACAGCGACTTCCACGTCTAATTGGTCTTGGCAAAGCAAAGGAATTAATTTATACAGCACGTAGGCTGAATGCCGAAGATGCTAAACATTATGGCATTATCGAGTATGTTTATGAAGGACATGAGGTATTAGAGAAGGCACAACAGCTTGCACTGGAAATGGCAAAAAACGCACCACTCTCTTTAGTGCAAGCCAAAGTTGCGATCAATCAAGGTGTTGAGGTAGATTTAGCTACCGGGTTAAAAATTGAATCACTTGCATATAGTGCACTGATCCCAACAGAAGACCGATTAGAGGGCTTACTTGCCTTCCAAGAGAAGCGAGCGCCACAATATTCAGGGAAATAA